The following nucleotide sequence is from Acidobacteriota bacterium.
GCCACCCCGCAGAAGACGCCCACGGCGCCATCGAGCACCCGAAGGGAACGCTCGACCTCGGCCGTGAAATCCACGTGCCCGGGGGTGTCGATGATGTTGATCCGGCAGTCGCGCCAGAAACAGGTCGTGGCCGCGGAGGTGATGGTGATGCCCCGCTCCTGTTCCTGGACCATCCAATCCATGGTGGCCGTGCCCTCGTGGACCTCGCCCATCTTGTAGTTCACGCCCGTGTAGAAGAGCACGCGCTCGGTCGTCGTGGTCTTCCCGGCATCGATGTGGGCCATGATGCCGATGTTTCTCTGGAGGGCGAGGTCGACCGTACGGGGCATTCCCGGATCCTTTACCAGCGGTAATGGGCGAAGGCCTTGTTGGCCTCGGCCATCTTGTGCGTGTCCTCGCGCTTCTTGATGGAGGAACCGCGGTTGTTGTAGGCGTCCAGCACCTCGCCGGCCAGGCACTCGGTCATGGTCTTCTCGCCGCGGGACCGCGAGAACTCGATGAGCCAGCGGATGGCCAGGGAGAGGCGGCGCTCGGGGCGGACCTCCACGGGCACCTGATAGGTGGCGCCGCCGACGCGGCGCGACTTGACCTCGAG
It contains:
- the rpsG gene encoding 30S ribosomal protein S7; this encodes MPRKAFVRKREIAPDSVYGSVLVSKFISKIMYQGKKSVAESIFYGAMDILKEKTGEDPLKVFQKALENVKPVLEVKSRRVGGATYQVPVEVRPERRLSLAIRWLIEFSRSRGEKTMTECLAGEVLDAYNNRGSSIKKREDTHKMAEANKAFAHYRW